One region of Mucilaginibacter gotjawali genomic DNA includes:
- a CDS encoding alpha-L-fucosidase: MDKKQLLFPLFILLGLYAINTAAQSNPNNNQPLASLQQQFADLRFGMFIHFNVPTYMNQDWPDPDASPSLFNPTKLNCGQWAKAAKSANMSYGCLTTKHHSGFCIWDTKTTDYNVMNSPLKRDVVKEFTDAFRANGLKVMLYYSILDTHHRLRPNSITRKHIDMVKAQITELLSNYGEISALIIDGWDAPWSRISYDDIPFEDIYLLVKKLQPNCVLMDLNGAKYPSQGLFYSDIKTYEMGAGQRMSKDSNLMPSLACLPLQQSWFWKTSFPTQPVKDPVKLVNETLIPLNKVDCNFILNVSPNRDGLFDDNALAALKQIGKIWHNEGPEAKLPPIDAPIISTNIAKKQASSSSWSEDDNIMDFANDDDFTTSWISNLTVEHPWYEIDFDRDKAFNAISVAEEKPNISKYRLEYFSNGEWIPIFNGENNKKVKVHRFGRVWGSKVRIWIDKSDHQASIAEFGVYDERR, encoded by the coding sequence ATGGATAAAAAACAACTGTTATTTCCCCTGTTTATTCTGCTTGGCTTATATGCTATTAATACCGCAGCTCAATCAAATCCCAATAACAATCAGCCGCTTGCAAGCCTTCAGCAGCAATTTGCCGATCTGAGGTTTGGAATGTTCATCCATTTTAACGTTCCCACCTATATGAACCAGGATTGGCCAGATCCGGATGCATCCCCCTCGCTATTTAATCCGACAAAATTGAACTGCGGCCAATGGGCCAAAGCGGCAAAGTCTGCCAATATGAGTTATGGCTGTTTAACTACCAAACACCATAGCGGCTTTTGCATATGGGATACTAAAACCACTGATTATAACGTAATGAACAGCCCGTTAAAACGTGACGTAGTAAAAGAGTTTACCGATGCTTTCAGGGCAAATGGTTTAAAAGTGATGTTGTATTATTCGATACTGGATACCCATCACCGTTTACGCCCAAATTCTATCACCCGTAAACATATTGATATGGTGAAGGCTCAGATCACCGAGCTGCTGAGCAATTATGGCGAAATATCAGCGCTGATTATTGACGGATGGGATGCACCATGGTCACGTATCTCGTACGACGATATTCCTTTTGAAGATATATACCTCCTTGTAAAAAAGCTGCAGCCAAACTGTGTATTAATGGACCTTAATGGCGCCAAATACCCATCACAGGGCTTATTTTATTCAGACATTAAGACCTATGAAATGGGTGCTGGTCAGCGCATGTCAAAAGATAGTAACCTGATGCCTTCTTTAGCCTGTTTGCCCCTACAGCAAAGCTGGTTCTGGAAAACCTCGTTCCCCACTCAGCCAGTTAAAGACCCTGTAAAGCTGGTAAATGAAACGTTGATTCCGTTGAATAAAGTAGATTGTAATTTTATTTTAAACGTTTCGCCAAACCGCGATGGCTTGTTTGACGATAACGCACTTGCCGCATTAAAGCAGATCGGCAAAATCTGGCATAATGAAGGCCCTGAAGCAAAACTGCCGCCGATTGATGCACCGATCATATCAACCAATATTGCCAAAAAACAGGCCTCTTCTTCCAGCTGGAGTGAAGACGATAACATTATGGACTTTGCGAATGATGATGATTTTACCACCTCATGGATCTCAAATCTGACCGTCGAACATCCATGGTATGAAATTGATTTCGACAGGGACAAAGCCTTCAACGCCATCAGCGTAGCCGAAGAGAAACCGAATATCAGCAAATATCGCCTTGAATATTTTTCAAACGGCGAATGGATACCCATTTTCAATGGCGAAAACAATAAAAAAGTAAAAGTGCACCGTTTTGGCAGGGTGTGGGGCAGCAAAGTGAGGATATGGATAGATAAATCGGACCATCAGGCTTCTATAGCGGAGTTTGGGGTTTATGATGAGCGGAGATAG